A window of the Streptomyces formicae genome harbors these coding sequences:
- a CDS encoding cytochrome P450, which produces MTADTLLARITDYANRPNPYPLYAELREAGSVVQQADGSYLVGTYHEIAALLHDPRMSVDPRTRGEAAHKPPFLRLDDPEHHRLRTLAMRPFGPPHSPGRVDAMRGAIDQSTKELMEPFEAGRQIDVVDDFAYPLPVTVICRLLGVPREDEPLFRAWSDALVAAADVRPGEDTAETDKAGDQARIEMGGYLLNLAEQRRGKPSDDMLSAFVNEPDPALRLTQEELAETAVLLLIAGHETTVNLIANGVLTLLRQPEHLDQLRRDPDLLPQAVEELLRYEPPVHMRERVPLADIDVAGTPIVQGTPVFLVLASGNRDPRRFHDPDRFDPTRPDNQHLGFGSGIHLCYGAPLARIEAQAALGALLPHLGTARLVQESPPYRQNAMLRGPRHLPIQL; this is translated from the coding sequence ATGACCGCCGACACCCTCCTGGCACGGATCACCGACTACGCCAACCGCCCCAACCCTTACCCGCTGTACGCGGAACTCCGCGAGGCCGGTTCAGTGGTGCAGCAGGCAGACGGCAGCTACCTGGTCGGCACCTACCACGAGATCGCCGCTCTGCTCCACGACCCGCGGATGAGTGTCGACCCCCGCACCCGTGGCGAGGCAGCACACAAGCCGCCGTTCCTGCGCCTCGACGACCCGGAGCACCACAGGCTGCGCACCCTCGCCATGCGGCCCTTCGGCCCGCCGCACAGCCCGGGCCGGGTCGATGCCATGCGCGGCGCTATCGACCAGAGCACCAAGGAACTGATGGAGCCCTTCGAGGCGGGCCGGCAGATCGACGTCGTCGACGATTTCGCCTACCCGCTGCCGGTCACGGTGATCTGCCGCCTGCTCGGCGTACCGCGCGAGGACGAGCCGCTGTTCCGGGCCTGGTCCGACGCCCTCGTCGCAGCCGCCGACGTCAGACCCGGAGAGGACACCGCCGAGACGGACAAGGCCGGTGACCAGGCGCGGATCGAGATGGGCGGGTACCTGCTGAACCTCGCCGAGCAGCGCCGCGGCAAGCCGAGCGACGACATGCTCTCCGCTTTCGTCAACGAGCCGGACCCGGCCCTGCGGCTGACCCAGGAGGAACTCGCGGAAACCGCCGTGCTGCTCCTCATCGCGGGACACGAGACGACGGTCAACCTGATCGCCAACGGGGTGCTCACCCTGCTGCGCCAGCCCGAGCACCTGGACCAGCTGCGCCGTGACCCCGACCTGCTGCCGCAAGCGGTGGAGGAACTGCTGCGCTACGAACCTCCGGTCCACATGCGTGAGCGCGTCCCGCTCGCAGACATCGACGTCGCCGGTACGCCGATCGTCCAAGGCACCCCCGTCTTTCTGGTGCTGGCCTCGGGCAACCGCGACCCCAGGCGGTTCCACGATCCCGACCGGTTCGACCCCACCCGCCCGGACAACCAGCACCTCGGCTTCGGCAGCGGCATCCACCTCTGCTACGGCGCCCCCCTCGCCCGCATCGAAGCCCAGGCCGCACTGGGCGCGCTGCTCCCCCACCTCGGCACAGCACGCCTGGTCCAGGAGTCGCCCCCCTACCGCCAGAACGCCATGCTCCGCGGACCCCGCCACCTGCCCATCCAGCTCTGA
- a CDS encoding DUF6233 domain-containing protein yields the protein MSEKVSRLERLRSVREWLVWQLRRTDETIAELERKEAAGARASRTLPPPEPEWKLSMRRAGGKPAPDAVHASDCGMAGESTKVLTREQALRTLTEDGIAACPYCRPDNDLGVL from the coding sequence GTGTCCGAAAAAGTGTCGCGTCTGGAGCGCCTGCGCAGCGTCCGCGAATGGCTCGTCTGGCAGCTGCGCCGCACCGACGAGACCATCGCGGAGCTGGAACGGAAGGAGGCGGCGGGCGCACGTGCGTCGCGGACGCTGCCCCCACCCGAGCCCGAATGGAAGCTCTCGATGCGACGAGCAGGCGGCAAGCCCGCGCCGGACGCCGTCCACGCGAGCGACTGCGGCATGGCCGGCGAGTCCACGAAGGTCCTGACCCGCGAGCAGGCCCTCCGCACACTCACCGAGGACGGCATCGCCGCCTGCCCGTACTGCCGCCCCGACAACGACCTCGGTGTGCTGTGA
- a CDS encoding NAD(P)/FAD-dependent oxidoreductase → MPGDLKDGRIVIVGASLAGLRAAEALRAEGFTGSLTVVGDEPHPPYDRPPLSKQVLLGQATADTTGLPMRRDPEADWRLGVRATGVDLLGKQVLLEDGESLPYDRLLIATGTRARPWPNADQADLDGVFTLRTREDAGGLAQRLAAGPERVLVIGGGFTGSEIASACRERGLEVTVAERGPAPLVGALGGTLSKLAAAMQRNHGVDLRTGVTVTALRGNGSFTGAELSDGSRVDADVCVVALGAVRNVEWLAESGLAAGPRGIACDAGCRAFNMYGIVTDDVFVAGDVSRFPHPLFGYQLLSLEHWGNAVEQAEVAAHNMVNPGPLQRPHLAVPSFWSTQFGLNIKSVGVPTYSDHVLIAQGSLEARRLAMVYGYQGRVTAAVTVDMAKSLDYYRHLIETAAPFPPPPGAADRAIAADIPVPSDVPDPKGLSHGPTVALTGYLPDRRLTVVQPTG, encoded by the coding sequence GTGCCCGGTGACCTCAAGGACGGCCGTATCGTCATCGTCGGCGCGTCGCTGGCGGGGCTCAGGGCCGCGGAGGCGCTGCGCGCGGAGGGCTTCACCGGCTCGCTGACCGTGGTCGGGGACGAACCCCACCCGCCCTACGACCGTCCGCCGCTGTCCAAGCAGGTGCTGCTCGGCCAGGCGACGGCGGACACCACCGGACTGCCGATGCGCCGGGACCCGGAGGCCGACTGGCGGCTGGGGGTACGTGCCACCGGCGTGGATCTGCTCGGGAAACAGGTGCTGCTGGAGGACGGCGAGTCATTGCCCTACGACCGACTGCTGATCGCCACCGGGACCCGCGCGCGACCCTGGCCCAACGCCGATCAGGCCGACCTGGACGGGGTGTTCACCCTGCGCACCCGCGAGGACGCCGGGGGACTGGCCCAGCGGCTGGCCGCCGGGCCGGAGCGCGTGCTGGTGATCGGCGGCGGCTTCACGGGCTCGGAGATCGCCTCGGCCTGCCGGGAACGAGGACTGGAGGTCACGGTCGCCGAACGCGGCCCCGCGCCCCTGGTGGGCGCGCTCGGCGGCACCCTGTCGAAGCTCGCGGCCGCCATGCAGCGCAACCACGGCGTGGACCTGCGCACCGGGGTGACGGTCACCGCCCTGCGCGGGAACGGCAGCTTCACCGGTGCGGAGCTGTCCGACGGCAGCCGCGTCGACGCCGACGTCTGCGTCGTGGCGCTGGGCGCGGTGCGCAACGTCGAATGGCTGGCGGAGTCCGGGCTGGCGGCGGGCCCGCGCGGGATCGCCTGCGACGCCGGATGCCGCGCCTTCAACATGTACGGGATCGTCACCGACGACGTCTTCGTGGCCGGTGACGTCTCCCGTTTCCCCCACCCGCTGTTCGGCTACCAGCTGCTCTCCCTGGAGCACTGGGGAAACGCGGTCGAGCAGGCCGAGGTGGCGGCACACAACATGGTCAACCCGGGGCCCCTGCAGCGCCCGCACCTGGCCGTCCCGTCGTTCTGGTCGACCCAGTTCGGGCTCAACATCAAGTCGGTGGGCGTGCCCACCTACTCCGACCACGTGCTCATCGCCCAGGGCTCCCTGGAGGCGCGCCGACTGGCGATGGTCTACGGCTACCAGGGCCGGGTCACCGCCGCCGTCACCGTCGACATGGCCAAGTCGCTCGACTACTACCGACACCTGATCGAGACCGCCGCTCCGTTCCCGCCCCCGCCCGGCGCGGCGGACCGTGCGATCGCGGCCGACATCCCGGTTCCCTCCGACGTGCCGGATCCGAAGGGGCTGTCCCACGGCCCCACCGTGGCGCTCACCGGGTACCTGCCCGACCGCCGCCTGACCGTGGTGCAGCCCACCGGCTGA